The Symphalangus syndactylus isolate Jambi chromosome 3, NHGRI_mSymSyn1-v2.1_pri, whole genome shotgun sequence genome has a segment encoding these proteins:
- the GRIN1 gene encoding glutamate receptor ionotropic, NMDA 1 isoform X8 — protein MSTMRLLTLALLFSCSVARAACDPKIVNIGAVLSTRKHEQMFREAVNQANKRHGSWKIQLNATSVTHKPNAIQMALSVCEDLISSQVYAILVSHPPTPNDHFTPTPVSYTAGFYRIPVLGLTTRMSIYSDKSIHLSFLRTVPPYSHQSSVWFEMMRVYSWNHIILLVSDDHEGRAAQKRLETLLEERESKSKKRNYENLDQLSYDNKRGPKAEKVLQFDPGTKNVTALLMEAKELEARVIILSASEDDAATVYRAAAMLNMTGSGYVWLVGEREISGNALRYAPDGILGLQLINGKNESAHISDAVGVVAQAVHELLEKENITDPPRGCVGNTNIWKTGPLFKRVLMSSKYADGVTGRVEFNEDGDRKFANYSIMNLQNRKLVQVGIYNGTHVIPNDRKIIWPGGETEKPRGYQMSTRLKIVTIHQEPFVYVKPTLSDGTCKEEFTVNGDPVKKVICTGPNDTSPGSPRHTVPQCCYGFCIDLLIKLARTMNFTYEVHLVADGKFGTQERVNNSNKKEWNGMMGELLSGQADMIVAPLTINNERAQYIEFSKPFKYQGLTILVKKEIPRSTLDSFMQPFQSTLWLLVGLSVHVVAVMLYLLDRFSPFGRFKVNSEEEEEDALTLSSAMWFSWGVLLNSGIGEGAPRSFSARILGMVWAGFAMIIVASYTANLAAFLVLDRPEERITGINDPRLRNPSDKFIYATVKQSSVDIYFRRQVELSTMYRHMEKHNYESAAEAIQAVRDNKLHAFIWDSAVLEFEASQKCDLVTTGELFFRSGFGIGMRKDSPWKQNVSLSILKSHENGFMEDLDKTWVRYQECDSRSNAPATLTFENMAGVFMLVAGGIVAGIFLIFIEIAYKRHKDARRKQMQLAFAAVNVWRKNLQQYHPTDITGPLNLSDPSVSTVV, from the exons ATGAGCACCATGCGCCTGCTGACGCTCGCCCTGCTGTTCTCCTGCTCCGTTGCCCGTGCGGCGTGCGACCCCAAGATCGTCAACATTGGCGCGGTGCTGAGCACGCGGAAGCACGAGCAGATGTTCCGCGAGGCCGTGAACCAGGCCAACAAGCGGCACGGCTCCTGGAAGATTCAGCTCAATGCCACCTCCGTCACGCACAAGCCCAACGCCATCCAGATGGCTCTTTCGGTGTGCGAGGACCTCATCTCCAGCCAG GTCTACGCCATCCTAGTTAGCCATCCACCTACCCCCAACGACCACTTCACTCCCACCCCTGTCTCCTACACAGCCGGCTTCTACCGCATCCCCGTGCTGGGGCTGACCACCCGCATGTCCATCTACTCGGACAAG AGCATCCACCTGAGCTTCCTGCGCACCGTGCCGCCCTACTCCCACCAGTCGAGCGTGTGGTTTGAGATGATGCGTGTCTACAGCTGGAACCACATCATCCTGCTGGTCAGCGACGACCACGAGGGCCGGGCGGCTCAGAAGCGCCTGGAGACGCTGCTGGAGGAGCGTGAGTCCAAG AGTAAAAAAAGGAACTATGAAAACCTCGACCAACTGTCCTATGACAACAAGCGCGGACCCAAG GCAGAGAAGGTGCTGCAGTTTGACCCAGGGACCAAGAACGTGACGGCCCTGCTGATGGAGGCGAAAGAGCTGGAAGCCCGGGTCATCATCCTTTCTGCCAG CGAGGACGATGCTGCCACTGTATACCGCGCAGCCGCAATGCTGAACATGACGGGCTCCGGGTACGTGTGGCTGGTCGGGGAGCGCGAGATCTCGGGGAACGCCCTGCGCTACGCCCCGGACG GTATCCTCGGGCTGCAGCTCATCAACGGCAAGAACGAGTCGGCCCACATCAGCGACGCCGTGGGCGTGGTGGCCCAGGCCGTGCACGAGCTCCTCGAGAAGGAGAACATCACCGACCCGCCGCGGGGCTGCGTGGGCAACACCAACATCTGGAAGACCGGGCCGCTCTTCAAGAG AGTCCTGATGTCTTCCAAGTATGCGGACGGGGTGACCGGTCGTGTGGAGTTCAATGAGGATGGGGACCGGAAGTTCGCCAACTACAGCATCATGAACCTGCAGAACCGCAAGCTGGTGCAAGTGGGCATCTACAACGGCACCCAC GTCATCCCTAATGACAGGAAGATCATCTGGCCAGGCGGAGAGACAGAGAAGCCTCGAGGGTACCAGATGTCCACCAGACTGAAG aTTGTGACGATCCACCAGGAGCCCTTCGTGTACGTCAAGCCCACGCTGAGTGATGGGACATGCAAGGAGGAGTTCACAGTCAACGGCGACCCAGTCAAGAAGGTGATCTGCACCGGGCCCAATGACACGTCGCCGGGCAGCC CCCGCCACACGGTGCCTCAGTGCTGCTACGGCTTTTGCATCGACCTGCTCATCAAGCTGGCACGGACCATGAACTTCACCTACGAGGTGCACCTGGTGGCAGATGGCAAGTTCGGCACACAGGAGCGG GtgaacaacagcaacaagaaggagtggaatgggatgATGGGCGAGCTGCTCAGCGGGCAGGCAGACATGATCGTGGCGCCGCTAACCATAAACAACGAGCGCGCGCAGTACATCGAGTTTTCCAAGCCCTTCAAGTACCAGGGCCTGACTATTCTGGTCAAGAAG GAGATCCCCCGGAGCACGCTGGACTCGTTCATGCAGCCGTTCCAGAGCACACTGTGGCTGCTGGTGGGGCTGTCGGTGCACGTGGTGGCCGTGATGCTGTACCTGCTGGACCGCTTCAG CCCCTTCGGCCGGTTCAAGGTGAAcagcgaggaggaggaggaggacgcaTTGACCCTGTCCTCGGCCATGTGGTTCTCCTGGGGCGTCCTGCTCAACTCCGGCATCGGGGAAG GCGCCCCCAGAAGCTTCTCGGCGCGCATCCTGGGCATGGTGTGGGCCGGCTTTGCCATGATCATCGTGGCCTCCTACACCGCCAACCTGGCGGCCTTCCTGGTGCTGGACCGGCCGGAGGAGCGCATCACGGGCATCAACGACCCTCGG CTGAGGAACCCCTCGGACAAATTTATCTACGCCACGGTGAAGCAGAGCTCCGTGGACATCTACTTCCGGCGCCAGGTAGAGCTGAGCACCATGTACCGGCATATGGAGAAGCACAACTACGAGAGTGCGGCGGAGGCCATCCAGGCCGTGCGAGACAA CAAGCTGCATGCCTTCATCTGGGACTCCGCGGTGCTGGAGTTCGAGGCCTCGCAGAAGTGCGACCTGGTGACGACTGGAGAGCTGTTCTTCCGCTCGGGCTTCGGCATAGGCATGCGCAAAGACAGCCCCTGGAAGCAGAACGTCTCCCTGTCCATCCTCAA GTCCCATGAGAATGGCTTCATGGAAGACCTGGACAAGACGTGGGTTCGGTATCAGGAATGTGACTCGCGCAGCAACGCCCCTGCGACCCTTACTTTTGAGAACATGGCAG GGGTCTTCATGCTAGTAGCTGGGGGCATCGTGGCCGGGATCTTCCTGATTTTCATTGAGATTGCCTACAAGCGGCACAAGGATGCTCGCCGGAAGCAGATGCAGCTGGCCTTTGCAGCCGTGAACGTGTGGAGGAAGAACCTGCAG
- the GRIN1 gene encoding glutamate receptor ionotropic, NMDA 1 isoform X6 has translation MSTMRLLTLALLFSCSVARAACDPKIVNIGAVLSTRKHEQMFREAVNQANKRHGSWKIQLNATSVTHKPNAIQMALSVCEDLISSQVYAILVSHPPTPNDHFTPTPVSYTAGFYRIPVLGLTTRMSIYSDKSIHLSFLRTVPPYSHQSSVWFEMMRVYSWNHIILLVSDDHEGRAAQKRLETLLEERESKSKKRNYENLDQLSYDNKRGPKAEKVLQFDPGTKNVTALLMEAKELEARVIILSASEDDAATVYRAAAMLNMTGSGYVWLVGEREISGNALRYAPDGILGLQLINGKNESAHISDAVGVVAQAVHELLEKENITDPPRGCVGNTNIWKTGPLFKRVLMSSKYADGVTGRVEFNEDGDRKFANYSIMNLQNRKLVQVGIYNGTHVIPNDRKIIWPGGETEKPRGYQMSTRLKIVTIHQEPFVYVKPTLSDGTCKEEFTVNGDPVKKVICTGPNDTSPGSPRHTVPQCCYGFCIDLLIKLARTMNFTYEVHLVADGKFGTQERVNNSNKKEWNGMMGELLSGQADMIVAPLTINNERAQYIEFSKPFKYQGLTILVKKEIPRSTLDSFMQPFQSTLWLLVGLSVHVVAVMLYLLDRFSPFGRFKVNSEEEEEDALTLSSAMWFSWGVLLNSGIGEGAPRSFSARILGMVWAGFAMIIVASYTANLAAFLVLDRPEERITGINDPRLRNPSDKFIYATVKQSSVDIYFRRQVELSTMYRHMEKHNYESAAEAIQAVRDNKLHAFIWDSAVLEFEASQKCDLVTTGELFFRSGFGIGMRKDSPWKQNVSLSILKSHENGFMEDLDKTWVRYQECDSRSNAPATLTFENMAGVFMLVAGGIVAGIFLIFIEIAYKRHKDARRKQMQLAFAAVNVWRKNLQSTGGGRGALQNQKDTVLPRRAIEREEGQLQLCSRHRES, from the exons ATGAGCACCATGCGCCTGCTGACGCTCGCCCTGCTGTTCTCCTGCTCCGTTGCCCGTGCGGCGTGCGACCCCAAGATCGTCAACATTGGCGCGGTGCTGAGCACGCGGAAGCACGAGCAGATGTTCCGCGAGGCCGTGAACCAGGCCAACAAGCGGCACGGCTCCTGGAAGATTCAGCTCAATGCCACCTCCGTCACGCACAAGCCCAACGCCATCCAGATGGCTCTTTCGGTGTGCGAGGACCTCATCTCCAGCCAG GTCTACGCCATCCTAGTTAGCCATCCACCTACCCCCAACGACCACTTCACTCCCACCCCTGTCTCCTACACAGCCGGCTTCTACCGCATCCCCGTGCTGGGGCTGACCACCCGCATGTCCATCTACTCGGACAAG AGCATCCACCTGAGCTTCCTGCGCACCGTGCCGCCCTACTCCCACCAGTCGAGCGTGTGGTTTGAGATGATGCGTGTCTACAGCTGGAACCACATCATCCTGCTGGTCAGCGACGACCACGAGGGCCGGGCGGCTCAGAAGCGCCTGGAGACGCTGCTGGAGGAGCGTGAGTCCAAG AGTAAAAAAAGGAACTATGAAAACCTCGACCAACTGTCCTATGACAACAAGCGCGGACCCAAG GCAGAGAAGGTGCTGCAGTTTGACCCAGGGACCAAGAACGTGACGGCCCTGCTGATGGAGGCGAAAGAGCTGGAAGCCCGGGTCATCATCCTTTCTGCCAG CGAGGACGATGCTGCCACTGTATACCGCGCAGCCGCAATGCTGAACATGACGGGCTCCGGGTACGTGTGGCTGGTCGGGGAGCGCGAGATCTCGGGGAACGCCCTGCGCTACGCCCCGGACG GTATCCTCGGGCTGCAGCTCATCAACGGCAAGAACGAGTCGGCCCACATCAGCGACGCCGTGGGCGTGGTGGCCCAGGCCGTGCACGAGCTCCTCGAGAAGGAGAACATCACCGACCCGCCGCGGGGCTGCGTGGGCAACACCAACATCTGGAAGACCGGGCCGCTCTTCAAGAG AGTCCTGATGTCTTCCAAGTATGCGGACGGGGTGACCGGTCGTGTGGAGTTCAATGAGGATGGGGACCGGAAGTTCGCCAACTACAGCATCATGAACCTGCAGAACCGCAAGCTGGTGCAAGTGGGCATCTACAACGGCACCCAC GTCATCCCTAATGACAGGAAGATCATCTGGCCAGGCGGAGAGACAGAGAAGCCTCGAGGGTACCAGATGTCCACCAGACTGAAG aTTGTGACGATCCACCAGGAGCCCTTCGTGTACGTCAAGCCCACGCTGAGTGATGGGACATGCAAGGAGGAGTTCACAGTCAACGGCGACCCAGTCAAGAAGGTGATCTGCACCGGGCCCAATGACACGTCGCCGGGCAGCC CCCGCCACACGGTGCCTCAGTGCTGCTACGGCTTTTGCATCGACCTGCTCATCAAGCTGGCACGGACCATGAACTTCACCTACGAGGTGCACCTGGTGGCAGATGGCAAGTTCGGCACACAGGAGCGG GtgaacaacagcaacaagaaggagtggaatgggatgATGGGCGAGCTGCTCAGCGGGCAGGCAGACATGATCGTGGCGCCGCTAACCATAAACAACGAGCGCGCGCAGTACATCGAGTTTTCCAAGCCCTTCAAGTACCAGGGCCTGACTATTCTGGTCAAGAAG GAGATCCCCCGGAGCACGCTGGACTCGTTCATGCAGCCGTTCCAGAGCACACTGTGGCTGCTGGTGGGGCTGTCGGTGCACGTGGTGGCCGTGATGCTGTACCTGCTGGACCGCTTCAG CCCCTTCGGCCGGTTCAAGGTGAAcagcgaggaggaggaggaggacgcaTTGACCCTGTCCTCGGCCATGTGGTTCTCCTGGGGCGTCCTGCTCAACTCCGGCATCGGGGAAG GCGCCCCCAGAAGCTTCTCGGCGCGCATCCTGGGCATGGTGTGGGCCGGCTTTGCCATGATCATCGTGGCCTCCTACACCGCCAACCTGGCGGCCTTCCTGGTGCTGGACCGGCCGGAGGAGCGCATCACGGGCATCAACGACCCTCGG CTGAGGAACCCCTCGGACAAATTTATCTACGCCACGGTGAAGCAGAGCTCCGTGGACATCTACTTCCGGCGCCAGGTAGAGCTGAGCACCATGTACCGGCATATGGAGAAGCACAACTACGAGAGTGCGGCGGAGGCCATCCAGGCCGTGCGAGACAA CAAGCTGCATGCCTTCATCTGGGACTCCGCGGTGCTGGAGTTCGAGGCCTCGCAGAAGTGCGACCTGGTGACGACTGGAGAGCTGTTCTTCCGCTCGGGCTTCGGCATAGGCATGCGCAAAGACAGCCCCTGGAAGCAGAACGTCTCCCTGTCCATCCTCAA GTCCCATGAGAATGGCTTCATGGAAGACCTGGACAAGACGTGGGTTCGGTATCAGGAATGTGACTCGCGCAGCAACGCCCCTGCGACCCTTACTTTTGAGAACATGGCAG GGGTCTTCATGCTAGTAGCTGGGGGCATCGTGGCCGGGATCTTCCTGATTTTCATTGAGATTGCCTACAAGCGGCACAAGGATGCTCGCCGGAAGCAGATGCAGCTGGCCTTTGCAGCCGTGAACGTGTGGAGGAAGAACCTGCAG
- the GRIN1 gene encoding glutamate receptor ionotropic, NMDA 1 isoform X9: MSTMRLLTLALLFSCSVARAACDPKIVNIGAVLSTRKHEQMFREAVNQANKRHGSWKIQLNATSVTHKPNAIQMALSVCEDLISSQVYAILVSHPPTPNDHFTPTPVSYTAGFYRIPVLGLTTRMSIYSDKSIHLSFLRTVPPYSHQSSVWFEMMRVYSWNHIILLVSDDHEGRAAQKRLETLLEERESKAEKVLQFDPGTKNVTALLMEAKELEARVIILSASEDDAATVYRAAAMLNMTGSGYVWLVGEREISGNALRYAPDGILGLQLINGKNESAHISDAVGVVAQAVHELLEKENITDPPRGCVGNTNIWKTGPLFKRVLMSSKYADGVTGRVEFNEDGDRKFANYSIMNLQNRKLVQVGIYNGTHVIPNDRKIIWPGGETEKPRGYQMSTRLKIVTIHQEPFVYVKPTLSDGTCKEEFTVNGDPVKKVICTGPNDTSPGSPRHTVPQCCYGFCIDLLIKLARTMNFTYEVHLVADGKFGTQERVNNSNKKEWNGMMGELLSGQADMIVAPLTINNERAQYIEFSKPFKYQGLTILVKKEIPRSTLDSFMQPFQSTLWLLVGLSVHVVAVMLYLLDRFSPFGRFKVNSEEEEEDALTLSSAMWFSWGVLLNSGIGEGAPRSFSARILGMVWAGFAMIIVASYTANLAAFLVLDRPEERITGINDPRLRNPSDKFIYATVKQSSVDIYFRRQVELSTMYRHMEKHNYESAAEAIQAVRDNKLHAFIWDSAVLEFEASQKCDLVTTGELFFRSGFGIGMRKDSPWKQNVSLSILKSHENGFMEDLDKTWVRYQECDSRSNAPATLTFENMAGVFMLVAGGIVAGIFLIFIEIAYKRHKDARRKQMQLAFAAVNVWRKNLQSTGGGRGALQNQKDTVLPRRAIEREEGQLQLCSRHRES; this comes from the exons ATGAGCACCATGCGCCTGCTGACGCTCGCCCTGCTGTTCTCCTGCTCCGTTGCCCGTGCGGCGTGCGACCCCAAGATCGTCAACATTGGCGCGGTGCTGAGCACGCGGAAGCACGAGCAGATGTTCCGCGAGGCCGTGAACCAGGCCAACAAGCGGCACGGCTCCTGGAAGATTCAGCTCAATGCCACCTCCGTCACGCACAAGCCCAACGCCATCCAGATGGCTCTTTCGGTGTGCGAGGACCTCATCTCCAGCCAG GTCTACGCCATCCTAGTTAGCCATCCACCTACCCCCAACGACCACTTCACTCCCACCCCTGTCTCCTACACAGCCGGCTTCTACCGCATCCCCGTGCTGGGGCTGACCACCCGCATGTCCATCTACTCGGACAAG AGCATCCACCTGAGCTTCCTGCGCACCGTGCCGCCCTACTCCCACCAGTCGAGCGTGTGGTTTGAGATGATGCGTGTCTACAGCTGGAACCACATCATCCTGCTGGTCAGCGACGACCACGAGGGCCGGGCGGCTCAGAAGCGCCTGGAGACGCTGCTGGAGGAGCGTGAGTCCAAG GCAGAGAAGGTGCTGCAGTTTGACCCAGGGACCAAGAACGTGACGGCCCTGCTGATGGAGGCGAAAGAGCTGGAAGCCCGGGTCATCATCCTTTCTGCCAG CGAGGACGATGCTGCCACTGTATACCGCGCAGCCGCAATGCTGAACATGACGGGCTCCGGGTACGTGTGGCTGGTCGGGGAGCGCGAGATCTCGGGGAACGCCCTGCGCTACGCCCCGGACG GTATCCTCGGGCTGCAGCTCATCAACGGCAAGAACGAGTCGGCCCACATCAGCGACGCCGTGGGCGTGGTGGCCCAGGCCGTGCACGAGCTCCTCGAGAAGGAGAACATCACCGACCCGCCGCGGGGCTGCGTGGGCAACACCAACATCTGGAAGACCGGGCCGCTCTTCAAGAG AGTCCTGATGTCTTCCAAGTATGCGGACGGGGTGACCGGTCGTGTGGAGTTCAATGAGGATGGGGACCGGAAGTTCGCCAACTACAGCATCATGAACCTGCAGAACCGCAAGCTGGTGCAAGTGGGCATCTACAACGGCACCCAC GTCATCCCTAATGACAGGAAGATCATCTGGCCAGGCGGAGAGACAGAGAAGCCTCGAGGGTACCAGATGTCCACCAGACTGAAG aTTGTGACGATCCACCAGGAGCCCTTCGTGTACGTCAAGCCCACGCTGAGTGATGGGACATGCAAGGAGGAGTTCACAGTCAACGGCGACCCAGTCAAGAAGGTGATCTGCACCGGGCCCAATGACACGTCGCCGGGCAGCC CCCGCCACACGGTGCCTCAGTGCTGCTACGGCTTTTGCATCGACCTGCTCATCAAGCTGGCACGGACCATGAACTTCACCTACGAGGTGCACCTGGTGGCAGATGGCAAGTTCGGCACACAGGAGCGG GtgaacaacagcaacaagaaggagtggaatgggatgATGGGCGAGCTGCTCAGCGGGCAGGCAGACATGATCGTGGCGCCGCTAACCATAAACAACGAGCGCGCGCAGTACATCGAGTTTTCCAAGCCCTTCAAGTACCAGGGCCTGACTATTCTGGTCAAGAAG GAGATCCCCCGGAGCACGCTGGACTCGTTCATGCAGCCGTTCCAGAGCACACTGTGGCTGCTGGTGGGGCTGTCGGTGCACGTGGTGGCCGTGATGCTGTACCTGCTGGACCGCTTCAG CCCCTTCGGCCGGTTCAAGGTGAAcagcgaggaggaggaggaggacgcaTTGACCCTGTCCTCGGCCATGTGGTTCTCCTGGGGCGTCCTGCTCAACTCCGGCATCGGGGAAG GCGCCCCCAGAAGCTTCTCGGCGCGCATCCTGGGCATGGTGTGGGCCGGCTTTGCCATGATCATCGTGGCCTCCTACACCGCCAACCTGGCGGCCTTCCTGGTGCTGGACCGGCCGGAGGAGCGCATCACGGGCATCAACGACCCTCGG CTGAGGAACCCCTCGGACAAATTTATCTACGCCACGGTGAAGCAGAGCTCCGTGGACATCTACTTCCGGCGCCAGGTAGAGCTGAGCACCATGTACCGGCATATGGAGAAGCACAACTACGAGAGTGCGGCGGAGGCCATCCAGGCCGTGCGAGACAA CAAGCTGCATGCCTTCATCTGGGACTCCGCGGTGCTGGAGTTCGAGGCCTCGCAGAAGTGCGACCTGGTGACGACTGGAGAGCTGTTCTTCCGCTCGGGCTTCGGCATAGGCATGCGCAAAGACAGCCCCTGGAAGCAGAACGTCTCCCTGTCCATCCTCAA GTCCCATGAGAATGGCTTCATGGAAGACCTGGACAAGACGTGGGTTCGGTATCAGGAATGTGACTCGCGCAGCAACGCCCCTGCGACCCTTACTTTTGAGAACATGGCAG GGGTCTTCATGCTAGTAGCTGGGGGCATCGTGGCCGGGATCTTCCTGATTTTCATTGAGATTGCCTACAAGCGGCACAAGGATGCTCGCCGGAAGCAGATGCAGCTGGCCTTTGCAGCCGTGAACGTGTGGAGGAAGAACCTGCAG
- the GRIN1 gene encoding glutamate receptor ionotropic, NMDA 1 isoform X11, whose product MSTMRLLTLALLFSCSVARAACDPKIVNIGAVLSTRKHEQMFREAVNQANKRHGSWKIQLNATSVTHKPNAIQMALSVCEDLISSQVYAILVSHPPTPNDHFTPTPVSYTAGFYRIPVLGLTTRMSIYSDKSIHLSFLRTVPPYSHQSSVWFEMMRVYSWNHIILLVSDDHEGRAAQKRLETLLEERESKAEKVLQFDPGTKNVTALLMEAKELEARVIILSASEDDAATVYRAAAMLNMTGSGYVWLVGEREISGNALRYAPDGILGLQLINGKNESAHISDAVGVVAQAVHELLEKENITDPPRGCVGNTNIWKTGPLFKRVLMSSKYADGVTGRVEFNEDGDRKFANYSIMNLQNRKLVQVGIYNGTHVIPNDRKIIWPGGETEKPRGYQMSTRLKIVTIHQEPFVYVKPTLSDGTCKEEFTVNGDPVKKVICTGPNDTSPGSPRHTVPQCCYGFCIDLLIKLARTMNFTYEVHLVADGKFGTQERVNNSNKKEWNGMMGELLSGQADMIVAPLTINNERAQYIEFSKPFKYQGLTILVKKEIPRSTLDSFMQPFQSTLWLLVGLSVHVVAVMLYLLDRFSPFGRFKVNSEEEEEDALTLSSAMWFSWGVLLNSGIGEGAPRSFSARILGMVWAGFAMIIVASYTANLAAFLVLDRPEERITGINDPRLRNPSDKFIYATVKQSSVDIYFRRQVELSTMYRHMEKHNYESAAEAIQAVRDNKLHAFIWDSAVLEFEASQKCDLVTTGELFFRSGFGIGMRKDSPWKQNVSLSILKSHENGFMEDLDKTWVRYQECDSRSNAPATLTFENMAGVFMLVAGGIVAGIFLIFIEIAYKRHKDARRKQMQLAFAAVNVWRKNLQQYHPTDITGPLNLSDPSVSTVV is encoded by the exons ATGAGCACCATGCGCCTGCTGACGCTCGCCCTGCTGTTCTCCTGCTCCGTTGCCCGTGCGGCGTGCGACCCCAAGATCGTCAACATTGGCGCGGTGCTGAGCACGCGGAAGCACGAGCAGATGTTCCGCGAGGCCGTGAACCAGGCCAACAAGCGGCACGGCTCCTGGAAGATTCAGCTCAATGCCACCTCCGTCACGCACAAGCCCAACGCCATCCAGATGGCTCTTTCGGTGTGCGAGGACCTCATCTCCAGCCAG GTCTACGCCATCCTAGTTAGCCATCCACCTACCCCCAACGACCACTTCACTCCCACCCCTGTCTCCTACACAGCCGGCTTCTACCGCATCCCCGTGCTGGGGCTGACCACCCGCATGTCCATCTACTCGGACAAG AGCATCCACCTGAGCTTCCTGCGCACCGTGCCGCCCTACTCCCACCAGTCGAGCGTGTGGTTTGAGATGATGCGTGTCTACAGCTGGAACCACATCATCCTGCTGGTCAGCGACGACCACGAGGGCCGGGCGGCTCAGAAGCGCCTGGAGACGCTGCTGGAGGAGCGTGAGTCCAAG GCAGAGAAGGTGCTGCAGTTTGACCCAGGGACCAAGAACGTGACGGCCCTGCTGATGGAGGCGAAAGAGCTGGAAGCCCGGGTCATCATCCTTTCTGCCAG CGAGGACGATGCTGCCACTGTATACCGCGCAGCCGCAATGCTGAACATGACGGGCTCCGGGTACGTGTGGCTGGTCGGGGAGCGCGAGATCTCGGGGAACGCCCTGCGCTACGCCCCGGACG GTATCCTCGGGCTGCAGCTCATCAACGGCAAGAACGAGTCGGCCCACATCAGCGACGCCGTGGGCGTGGTGGCCCAGGCCGTGCACGAGCTCCTCGAGAAGGAGAACATCACCGACCCGCCGCGGGGCTGCGTGGGCAACACCAACATCTGGAAGACCGGGCCGCTCTTCAAGAG AGTCCTGATGTCTTCCAAGTATGCGGACGGGGTGACCGGTCGTGTGGAGTTCAATGAGGATGGGGACCGGAAGTTCGCCAACTACAGCATCATGAACCTGCAGAACCGCAAGCTGGTGCAAGTGGGCATCTACAACGGCACCCAC GTCATCCCTAATGACAGGAAGATCATCTGGCCAGGCGGAGAGACAGAGAAGCCTCGAGGGTACCAGATGTCCACCAGACTGAAG aTTGTGACGATCCACCAGGAGCCCTTCGTGTACGTCAAGCCCACGCTGAGTGATGGGACATGCAAGGAGGAGTTCACAGTCAACGGCGACCCAGTCAAGAAGGTGATCTGCACCGGGCCCAATGACACGTCGCCGGGCAGCC CCCGCCACACGGTGCCTCAGTGCTGCTACGGCTTTTGCATCGACCTGCTCATCAAGCTGGCACGGACCATGAACTTCACCTACGAGGTGCACCTGGTGGCAGATGGCAAGTTCGGCACACAGGAGCGG GtgaacaacagcaacaagaaggagtggaatgggatgATGGGCGAGCTGCTCAGCGGGCAGGCAGACATGATCGTGGCGCCGCTAACCATAAACAACGAGCGCGCGCAGTACATCGAGTTTTCCAAGCCCTTCAAGTACCAGGGCCTGACTATTCTGGTCAAGAAG GAGATCCCCCGGAGCACGCTGGACTCGTTCATGCAGCCGTTCCAGAGCACACTGTGGCTGCTGGTGGGGCTGTCGGTGCACGTGGTGGCCGTGATGCTGTACCTGCTGGACCGCTTCAG CCCCTTCGGCCGGTTCAAGGTGAAcagcgaggaggaggaggaggacgcaTTGACCCTGTCCTCGGCCATGTGGTTCTCCTGGGGCGTCCTGCTCAACTCCGGCATCGGGGAAG GCGCCCCCAGAAGCTTCTCGGCGCGCATCCTGGGCATGGTGTGGGCCGGCTTTGCCATGATCATCGTGGCCTCCTACACCGCCAACCTGGCGGCCTTCCTGGTGCTGGACCGGCCGGAGGAGCGCATCACGGGCATCAACGACCCTCGG CTGAGGAACCCCTCGGACAAATTTATCTACGCCACGGTGAAGCAGAGCTCCGTGGACATCTACTTCCGGCGCCAGGTAGAGCTGAGCACCATGTACCGGCATATGGAGAAGCACAACTACGAGAGTGCGGCGGAGGCCATCCAGGCCGTGCGAGACAA CAAGCTGCATGCCTTCATCTGGGACTCCGCGGTGCTGGAGTTCGAGGCCTCGCAGAAGTGCGACCTGGTGACGACTGGAGAGCTGTTCTTCCGCTCGGGCTTCGGCATAGGCATGCGCAAAGACAGCCCCTGGAAGCAGAACGTCTCCCTGTCCATCCTCAA GTCCCATGAGAATGGCTTCATGGAAGACCTGGACAAGACGTGGGTTCGGTATCAGGAATGTGACTCGCGCAGCAACGCCCCTGCGACCCTTACTTTTGAGAACATGGCAG GGGTCTTCATGCTAGTAGCTGGGGGCATCGTGGCCGGGATCTTCCTGATTTTCATTGAGATTGCCTACAAGCGGCACAAGGATGCTCGCCGGAAGCAGATGCAGCTGGCCTTTGCAGCCGTGAACGTGTGGAGGAAGAACCTGCAG